From one Triticum urartu cultivar G1812 chromosome 3, Tu2.1, whole genome shotgun sequence genomic stretch:
- the LOC125546044 gene encoding alpha-1,3-mannosyl-glycoprotein 2-beta-N-acetylglucosaminyltransferase-like isoform X4: MAHNPRYLRRLLLIAAAAAFIYIQVRLFSTQSSQDAGRVVHAEADQPDLPVAAVVIMACNRPDYLQRTVESILKYQKAVASKFPLFISQDGTNGEVKNKALSYAQITFMQHVDLEPVHTESPGENIAYYKIANHYKRALDELFIKHNFGRVIILEDDMEIAPDFFDYFEAAAKLLDTDKSIMAVSSWNDNGQKQFVYDPKALYRSDFFPGLGWMLTKSTWMELSPKWPKAYWDDWVRLKEVHGGRQFIRPEVCRTYNFGEHGSSMGQFFDQYLKPIKLNNAHIDWNSEDLSYLTEDKFLIKFGKDVANATPVRGSDDLLKAHNLDVDVRIQYNDQSDFERVARQFGVFEEWKDGVPRAAYKGVVVFRYESSRRRIYLVGPDSLRQLGV, encoded by the exons ATGGCTCATAACCCGCGTTACCTCCGGCGCCTCCTCctcatcgccgccgccgcggccttcATCTACatccaa GTGCGGCTCTTTTCTACCCAGTCCTCTCAAGACGCCGGACGCGTCGTCCACGCGGAAGCA GATCAACCTGATCTCCCCGTCGCCGCTGTTGTCATAATGGCTTGCAATCGACCAGACTATTTGCAGAGGACAGTTGAATCTATCCTCAA GTATCAGAAAGCAGTTGCTTCAAAATTCCCACTGTTTATATCACAG GATGGAACTAATGGAGAAGTAAAAAATAAGGCCTTGAGTTATGCCCAAATAACATTTATGCAG CATGTAGATCTTGAACCTGTGCACACTGAAAGTCCTGGGGAAAACATTGCATATTACAAGATAGCTA ACCACTATAAACGGGCCTTGGATGAGCTATTCATTAAGCATAATTTTGGTCGAGTAATCATTCTGGAAG ATGACATGGAGATAGCCCCAGATTTCTTCGACTACTTCGAAGCTGCAGCGAAATTACTTGATACTGACAA GTCGATAATGGCTGTTTCTTCTTGGAATGACAATGGGCAGAAGCAGTTCGTTTATGACCCAA AAGCTCTTTATCGTTCGGACTTCTTTCCTGGGCTTGGATGGATGCTAACAAAGTCAACATGGATGGAGCTATCACCAAAGTGGCCCAAAGC TTATTGGGATGATTGGGTGAGGCTAAAGGAGGTACACGGAGGTCGGCAATTTATTCGACCAGAAGTATGCAGAACATACAACTTTGGCGAGCAT GGATCAAGCATGGGACAGTTCTTCGATCAGTACTTGAAACCAATCAAGTTAAATAATGCTCAT ATTGACTGGAACTCCGAGGACCTGAGCTACCTCACGGAG GACAAGTTCTTGATCAAATTTGGGAAAGATGTCGCTAATGCCACACCTGTGCGTGGATCCGATGATTTGTTGAAGGCCCACAATCTGGATGTGGACGTAAGGATTCAGTATAACGATCAGAGCGATTTCGAGCGTGTAGCTCGTCAGTTTGGAGTATTTGAAGAGTGGAAG GACGGTGTTCCACGGGCAGCTTACAAGGGTGTGGTGGTCTTCCGATACGAGAGCAGTCGAAGACGAATATACCTTGTCGGCCCTGACTCTCTTCGTCAACTTGGGGTTTAG
- the LOC125546044 gene encoding alpha-1,3-mannosyl-glycoprotein 2-beta-N-acetylglucosaminyltransferase-like isoform X1, whose amino-acid sequence MAHNPRYLRRLLLIAAAAAFIYIQVRLFSTQSSQDAGRVVHAEADQPDLPVAAVVIMACNRPDYLQRTVESILKYQKAVASKFPLFISQDGTNGEVKNKALSYAQITFMQHVDLEPVHTESPGENIAYYKIANHYKRALDELFIKHNFGRVIILEDDMEIAPDFFDYFEAAAKLLDTDKSIMAVSSWNDNGQKQFVYDPKALYRSDFFPGLGWMLTKSTWMELSPKWPKAYWDDWVRLKEVHGGRQFIRPEVCRTYNFGEHGSSMGQFFDQYLKPIKLNNAHIDWNSEDLSYLTEDKFLIKFGKDVANATPVRGSDDLLKAHNLDVDVRIQYNDQSDFERVARQFGVFEEWKLTRVWWSSDTRAVEDEYTLSALTLFVNLGFSLAVPRWEISLLTPCVSLSLLVTEGRCTFRFSDTCQQCKVLTEQHKLVYDGQQ is encoded by the exons ATGGCTCATAACCCGCGTTACCTCCGGCGCCTCCTCctcatcgccgccgccgcggccttcATCTACatccaa GTGCGGCTCTTTTCTACCCAGTCCTCTCAAGACGCCGGACGCGTCGTCCACGCGGAAGCA GATCAACCTGATCTCCCCGTCGCCGCTGTTGTCATAATGGCTTGCAATCGACCAGACTATTTGCAGAGGACAGTTGAATCTATCCTCAA GTATCAGAAAGCAGTTGCTTCAAAATTCCCACTGTTTATATCACAG GATGGAACTAATGGAGAAGTAAAAAATAAGGCCTTGAGTTATGCCCAAATAACATTTATGCAG CATGTAGATCTTGAACCTGTGCACACTGAAAGTCCTGGGGAAAACATTGCATATTACAAGATAGCTA ACCACTATAAACGGGCCTTGGATGAGCTATTCATTAAGCATAATTTTGGTCGAGTAATCATTCTGGAAG ATGACATGGAGATAGCCCCAGATTTCTTCGACTACTTCGAAGCTGCAGCGAAATTACTTGATACTGACAA GTCGATAATGGCTGTTTCTTCTTGGAATGACAATGGGCAGAAGCAGTTCGTTTATGACCCAA AAGCTCTTTATCGTTCGGACTTCTTTCCTGGGCTTGGATGGATGCTAACAAAGTCAACATGGATGGAGCTATCACCAAAGTGGCCCAAAGC TTATTGGGATGATTGGGTGAGGCTAAAGGAGGTACACGGAGGTCGGCAATTTATTCGACCAGAAGTATGCAGAACATACAACTTTGGCGAGCAT GGATCAAGCATGGGACAGTTCTTCGATCAGTACTTGAAACCAATCAAGTTAAATAATGCTCAT ATTGACTGGAACTCCGAGGACCTGAGCTACCTCACGGAG GACAAGTTCTTGATCAAATTTGGGAAAGATGTCGCTAATGCCACACCTGTGCGTGGATCCGATGATTTGTTGAAGGCCCACAATCTGGATGTGGACGTAAGGATTCAGTATAACGATCAGAGCGATTTCGAGCGTGTAGCTCGTCAGTTTGGAGTATTTGAAGAGTGGAAG CTTACAAGGGTGTGGTGGTCTTCCGATACGAGAGCAGTCGAAGACGAATATACCTTGTCGGCCCTGACTCTCTTCGTCAACTTGGGGTTTAGCTTAGCGGTGCCGAGGTGGGAAATTTCTCTATTGACACCCTGTGTATCGCTGTCATTACTCGTTACTGAG GGACGTTGTACATTCAGATTTTCAGATACATGTCAGCAATGTAAAGTATTAACCGAACAACATAAGTTGGTATATGACGGCCAACAGTGA
- the LOC125546044 gene encoding alpha-1,3-mannosyl-glycoprotein 2-beta-N-acetylglucosaminyltransferase-like isoform X2, which translates to MAHNPRYLRRLLLIAAAAAFIYIQVRLFSTQSSQDAGRVVHAEADQPDLPVAAVVIMACNRPDYLQRTVESILKYQKAVASKFPLFISQDGTNGEVKNKALSYAQITFMQHVDLEPVHTESPGENIAYYKIANHYKRALDELFIKHNFGRVIILEDDMEIAPDFFDYFEAAAKLLDTDKSIMAVSSWNDNGQKQFVYDPKALYRSDFFPGLGWMLTKSTWMELSPKWPKAYWDDWVRLKEVHGGRQFIRPEVCRTYNFGEHGSSMGQFFDQYLKPIKLNNAHIDWNSEDLSYLTEDKFLIKFGKDVANATPVRGSDDLLKAHNLDVDVRIQYNDQSDFERVARQFGVFEEWKLTRVWWSSDTRAVEDEYTLSALTLFVNLGFSLAVPRWEISLLTPCVSLSLLVTEIFRYMSAM; encoded by the exons ATGGCTCATAACCCGCGTTACCTCCGGCGCCTCCTCctcatcgccgccgccgcggccttcATCTACatccaa GTGCGGCTCTTTTCTACCCAGTCCTCTCAAGACGCCGGACGCGTCGTCCACGCGGAAGCA GATCAACCTGATCTCCCCGTCGCCGCTGTTGTCATAATGGCTTGCAATCGACCAGACTATTTGCAGAGGACAGTTGAATCTATCCTCAA GTATCAGAAAGCAGTTGCTTCAAAATTCCCACTGTTTATATCACAG GATGGAACTAATGGAGAAGTAAAAAATAAGGCCTTGAGTTATGCCCAAATAACATTTATGCAG CATGTAGATCTTGAACCTGTGCACACTGAAAGTCCTGGGGAAAACATTGCATATTACAAGATAGCTA ACCACTATAAACGGGCCTTGGATGAGCTATTCATTAAGCATAATTTTGGTCGAGTAATCATTCTGGAAG ATGACATGGAGATAGCCCCAGATTTCTTCGACTACTTCGAAGCTGCAGCGAAATTACTTGATACTGACAA GTCGATAATGGCTGTTTCTTCTTGGAATGACAATGGGCAGAAGCAGTTCGTTTATGACCCAA AAGCTCTTTATCGTTCGGACTTCTTTCCTGGGCTTGGATGGATGCTAACAAAGTCAACATGGATGGAGCTATCACCAAAGTGGCCCAAAGC TTATTGGGATGATTGGGTGAGGCTAAAGGAGGTACACGGAGGTCGGCAATTTATTCGACCAGAAGTATGCAGAACATACAACTTTGGCGAGCAT GGATCAAGCATGGGACAGTTCTTCGATCAGTACTTGAAACCAATCAAGTTAAATAATGCTCAT ATTGACTGGAACTCCGAGGACCTGAGCTACCTCACGGAG GACAAGTTCTTGATCAAATTTGGGAAAGATGTCGCTAATGCCACACCTGTGCGTGGATCCGATGATTTGTTGAAGGCCCACAATCTGGATGTGGACGTAAGGATTCAGTATAACGATCAGAGCGATTTCGAGCGTGTAGCTCGTCAGTTTGGAGTATTTGAAGAGTGGAAG CTTACAAGGGTGTGGTGGTCTTCCGATACGAGAGCAGTCGAAGACGAATATACCTTGTCGGCCCTGACTCTCTTCGTCAACTTGGGGTTTAGCTTAGCGGTGCCGAGGTGGGAAATTTCTCTATTGACACCCTGTGTATCGCTGTCATTACTCGTTACTGAG ATTTTCAGATACATGTCAGCAATGTAA
- the LOC125546044 gene encoding alpha-1,3-mannosyl-glycoprotein 2-beta-N-acetylglucosaminyltransferase-like isoform X3 has product MAHNPRYLRRLLLIAAAAAFIYIQVRLFSTQSSQDAGRVVHAEADQPDLPVAAVVIMACNRPDYLQRTVESILKYQKAVASKFPLFISQDGTNGEVKNKALSYAQITFMQHVDLEPVHTESPGENIAYYKIANHYKRALDELFIKHNFGRVIILEDDMEIAPDFFDYFEAAAKLLDTDKSIMAVSSWNDNGQKQFVYDPKALYRSDFFPGLGWMLTKSTWMELSPKWPKAYWDDWVRLKEVHGGRQFIRPEVCRTYNFGEHGSSMGQFFDQYLKPIKLNNAHIDWNSEDLSYLTEDKFLIKFGKDVANATPVRGSDDLLKAHNLDVDVRIQYNDQSDFERVARQFGVFEEWKLTRVWWSSDTRAVEDEYTLSALTLFVNLGFSLAVPRFTQHAVWLKI; this is encoded by the exons ATGGCTCATAACCCGCGTTACCTCCGGCGCCTCCTCctcatcgccgccgccgcggccttcATCTACatccaa GTGCGGCTCTTTTCTACCCAGTCCTCTCAAGACGCCGGACGCGTCGTCCACGCGGAAGCA GATCAACCTGATCTCCCCGTCGCCGCTGTTGTCATAATGGCTTGCAATCGACCAGACTATTTGCAGAGGACAGTTGAATCTATCCTCAA GTATCAGAAAGCAGTTGCTTCAAAATTCCCACTGTTTATATCACAG GATGGAACTAATGGAGAAGTAAAAAATAAGGCCTTGAGTTATGCCCAAATAACATTTATGCAG CATGTAGATCTTGAACCTGTGCACACTGAAAGTCCTGGGGAAAACATTGCATATTACAAGATAGCTA ACCACTATAAACGGGCCTTGGATGAGCTATTCATTAAGCATAATTTTGGTCGAGTAATCATTCTGGAAG ATGACATGGAGATAGCCCCAGATTTCTTCGACTACTTCGAAGCTGCAGCGAAATTACTTGATACTGACAA GTCGATAATGGCTGTTTCTTCTTGGAATGACAATGGGCAGAAGCAGTTCGTTTATGACCCAA AAGCTCTTTATCGTTCGGACTTCTTTCCTGGGCTTGGATGGATGCTAACAAAGTCAACATGGATGGAGCTATCACCAAAGTGGCCCAAAGC TTATTGGGATGATTGGGTGAGGCTAAAGGAGGTACACGGAGGTCGGCAATTTATTCGACCAGAAGTATGCAGAACATACAACTTTGGCGAGCAT GGATCAAGCATGGGACAGTTCTTCGATCAGTACTTGAAACCAATCAAGTTAAATAATGCTCAT ATTGACTGGAACTCCGAGGACCTGAGCTACCTCACGGAG GACAAGTTCTTGATCAAATTTGGGAAAGATGTCGCTAATGCCACACCTGTGCGTGGATCCGATGATTTGTTGAAGGCCCACAATCTGGATGTGGACGTAAGGATTCAGTATAACGATCAGAGCGATTTCGAGCGTGTAGCTCGTCAGTTTGGAGTATTTGAAGAGTGGAAG CTTACAAGGGTGTGGTGGTCTTCCGATACGAGAGCAGTCGAAGACGAATATACCTTGTCGGCCCTGACTCTCTTCGTCAACTTGGGGTTTAGCTTAGCGGTGCCGAG ATTCACACAACATGCTGTGTGGTTGAAAATCTGA
- the LOC125546044 gene encoding alpha-1,3-mannosyl-glycoprotein 2-beta-N-acetylglucosaminyltransferase-like isoform X5, which translates to MMDNDSSRYQKAVASKFPLFISQDGTNGEVKNKALSYAQITFMQHVDLEPVHTESPGENIAYYKIANHYKRALDELFIKHNFGRVIILEDDMEIAPDFFDYFEAAAKLLDTDKSIMAVSSWNDNGQKQFVYDPKALYRSDFFPGLGWMLTKSTWMELSPKWPKAYWDDWVRLKEVHGGRQFIRPEVCRTYNFGEHGSSMGQFFDQYLKPIKLNNAHIDWNSEDLSYLTEDKFLIKFGKDVANATPVRGSDDLLKAHNLDVDVRIQYNDQSDFERVARQFGVFEEWKLTRVWWSSDTRAVEDEYTLSALTLFVNLGFSLAVPRWEISLLTPCVSLSLLVTEGRCTFRFSDTCQQCKVLTEQHKLVYDGQQ; encoded by the exons ATGATGGACAATGACTCTTCCAGGTATCAGAAAGCAGTTGCTTCAAAATTCCCACTGTTTATATCACAG GATGGAACTAATGGAGAAGTAAAAAATAAGGCCTTGAGTTATGCCCAAATAACATTTATGCAG CATGTAGATCTTGAACCTGTGCACACTGAAAGTCCTGGGGAAAACATTGCATATTACAAGATAGCTA ACCACTATAAACGGGCCTTGGATGAGCTATTCATTAAGCATAATTTTGGTCGAGTAATCATTCTGGAAG ATGACATGGAGATAGCCCCAGATTTCTTCGACTACTTCGAAGCTGCAGCGAAATTACTTGATACTGACAA GTCGATAATGGCTGTTTCTTCTTGGAATGACAATGGGCAGAAGCAGTTCGTTTATGACCCAA AAGCTCTTTATCGTTCGGACTTCTTTCCTGGGCTTGGATGGATGCTAACAAAGTCAACATGGATGGAGCTATCACCAAAGTGGCCCAAAGC TTATTGGGATGATTGGGTGAGGCTAAAGGAGGTACACGGAGGTCGGCAATTTATTCGACCAGAAGTATGCAGAACATACAACTTTGGCGAGCAT GGATCAAGCATGGGACAGTTCTTCGATCAGTACTTGAAACCAATCAAGTTAAATAATGCTCAT ATTGACTGGAACTCCGAGGACCTGAGCTACCTCACGGAG GACAAGTTCTTGATCAAATTTGGGAAAGATGTCGCTAATGCCACACCTGTGCGTGGATCCGATGATTTGTTGAAGGCCCACAATCTGGATGTGGACGTAAGGATTCAGTATAACGATCAGAGCGATTTCGAGCGTGTAGCTCGTCAGTTTGGAGTATTTGAAGAGTGGAAG CTTACAAGGGTGTGGTGGTCTTCCGATACGAGAGCAGTCGAAGACGAATATACCTTGTCGGCCCTGACTCTCTTCGTCAACTTGGGGTTTAGCTTAGCGGTGCCGAGGTGGGAAATTTCTCTATTGACACCCTGTGTATCGCTGTCATTACTCGTTACTGAG GGACGTTGTACATTCAGATTTTCAGATACATGTCAGCAATGTAAAGTATTAACCGAACAACATAAGTTGGTATATGACGGCCAACAGTGA